The proteins below are encoded in one region of candidate division WOR-3 bacterium:
- a CDS encoding site-specific DNA-methyltransferase yields MNKIFIKSCEKMDELKTGEVDLIITSPPYWNAIDYDVHTLDNTKWFRTRKGEEYEKYLVWLKGCFQECYRVLKPGGFCCVVIGTVLYNGKHYPLPHHFVQLMEGIGYEFHQDIIWYKVTGGVKRAGVTIQNPYPGYYCPNIMTEYILIFRKGGPKIYKERTKEEKESNKIPIDELFTKELANNIWHIAPVPPNQYDHPCPFPEEIPYRLIKLFSYTGELVLDPFLGIGTTIKVANALNRRWVGYEIKEKYVQIAQQRLCEPLYLREQLISIFEKIAVKDRGVKLGNRKRVTKSPQIDRQLKIEEVIVNEKKYGYKSKNRTK; encoded by the coding sequence ATGAACAAAATCTTTATTAAATCCTGTGAGAAAATGGACGAGCTAAAAACGGGAGAAGTAGATTTAATAATTACCTCCCCTCCTTATTGGAATGCCATTGATTATGATGTTCATACTTTAGACAATACGAAATGGTTCAGAACAAGAAAAGGCGAGGAGTATGAAAAATATTTAGTATGGCTTAAAGGATGTTTTCAGGAGTGTTATCGTGTATTAAAACCGGGTGGTTTCTGCTGCGTTGTTATAGGAACCGTTCTTTATAACGGAAAGCACTATCCTTTGCCCCACCATTTTGTCCAGTTAATGGAAGGTATCGGCTATGAGTTTCACCAGGATATCATCTGGTATAAGGTAACGGGCGGCGTAAAACGAGCGGGTGTAACAATCCAAAACCCCTACCCGGGTTATTATTGCCCCAATATTATGACCGAATACATTTTGATATTCAGAAAAGGCGGACCTAAAATTTATAAGGAGAGAACAAAAGAGGAAAAGGAAAGTAACAAGATTCCTATTGATGAGTTGTTTACAAAAGAGTTGGCAAATAACATCTGGCATATTGCACCAGTTCCACCCAACCAGTATGACCACCCTTGTCCTTTTCCCGAAGAAATACCTTACCGACTTATTAAACTCTTTTCTTATACTGGAGAATTAGTTTTAGACCCATTTCTGGGTATAGGAACAACAATAAAAGTCGCCAATGCCCTTAATCGTAGATGGGTGGGGTATGAAATAAAGGAGAAATATGTGCAGATTGCTCAACAGCGGCTGTGTGAGCCTTTGTATTTAAGAGAACAACTCATCTCAATTTTTGAGAAGATTGCGGTTAAGGACCGTGGCGTTAAATTGGGGAACCGAAAAAGAGTGACAAAATCACCTCAAATTGACAGGCAATTAAAAATTGAAGAGGTTATAGTCAATGAGAAAAAGTATGGCTATAAATCAAAAAATAGAACAAAGTAA
- a CDS encoding Dam family site-specific DNA-(adenine-N6)-methyltransferase: MSFIRYPGGKQRILNYIIPYLPSRNMIKRRFIEPFLGSGAVFFALNPKRALLADINRELIALYRGIRRFPLRVWKIYRSFPKTKKAYYKIRSIRCSESDLAFMAARILYLNRTCFKGMWRQNANGEFNVGYGGEDRRWAINQAVLRGVSARLKNAILKHSDFEKVIDEGEKGDFIFADPPYKPGERELSHSHYVYSKFDFSEYQRLAKALSRASKRGVKWALTISSHPDILNLFDGNYITPLPKGTGKKPGILTNNSGEVLILNYKEVLQ; this comes from the coding sequence ATCAGTTTTATCCGATATCCCGGCGGGAAACAAAGGATTTTAAACTATATAATCCCTTATTTGCCCTCAAGGAATATGATTAAAAGGAGATTTATAGAACCATTTTTAGGTAGTGGGGCGGTATTTTTTGCATTAAACCCGAAGCGTGCTTTATTGGCAGATATTAACCGAGAACTCATTGCGCTGTATCGTGGAATACGTCGTTTTCCATTGAGAGTCTGGAAAATATACAGGAGTTTCCCCAAAACTAAAAAAGCATATTACAAAATTCGGTCAATCCGGTGCAGTGAAAGTGACTTGGCATTTATGGCAGCCAGAATTCTTTATTTAAACAGAACTTGTTTTAAGGGGATGTGGAGGCAAAACGCAAACGGTGAATTTAATGTTGGGTATGGTGGAGAAGACAGACGGTGGGCAATCAACCAAGCAGTTTTAAGAGGGGTTTCCGCTAGATTAAAAAACGCAATCTTAAAACACAGTGATTTTGAGAAAGTCATAGACGAAGGGGAAAAAGGAGATTTTATTTTTGCTGATCCACCATACAAACCAGGAGAACGAGAGCTGTCTCATTCCCATTATGTATATAGCAAATTTGACTTTTCAGAATATCAAAGGCTGGCAAAAGCTTTGAGCAGAGCATCAAAGAGAGGTGTAAAATGGGCATTGACTATTTCATCTCATCCTGATATATTGAACTTATTTGATGGAAATTATATTACACCTCTACCCAAAGGAACAGGAAAAAAGCCTGGCATTTTAACAAATAATTCAGGGGAGGTTCTAATTCTAAATTACAAGGAGGTACTTCAATGA
- a CDS encoding ATP-binding protein has protein sequence MKDFFEKAAMQNHPLRVLQEFLKQEKDNEQAKRYDAMRFVGYVLEIGYDTVTIITSDPFKIAVGGVPRNSLLIMVPANYDTLPAHFTLLRVLEAAPTPLTKEVQQTYFELQKKSMPELDVFTQSELQWGALKSAVLGMFYPHPEKSDAIEFSGDLSNFVSAHKYRVYAPNDELLNLMINSMVPKDNRFLLGELRLTECRLPLPNKPLPKVPVYVSARDFMGTRTAMFGKTRLGKSNVVKLIAQSLIETTKKTKNVGQLIFDINGEYANDNPQDNSFSLRSAYHDRCVVYALTQKPGTQSRPLKLNFYEHPDRSHRVLADLLQAEGRNSIYVKAFLGAEIPSLELLNTIADHGERKRAERRILMYWAVLKKAGFDVNERALSDKLRFDPGYSQNLRSLIWKRQTPPRINSLSSLVEEFDMIAKFIREEPNHVALRSSGSGETLFRPDDQAILNFLNPSAGAGPAMIQRFRIYHDRNAGDFSKEIIKLLDEGFTVILDLSNANPEVMNYFSEELSAAVFVHQVDKFSNNQLENHFIQLYFEEAHNLFPLSGDVTTIYSRLAKEGAKYHIGMVYSTQSPTTINKDLLAQTENFFVAHLASQDDVNMLAKVNIAYESLKYDILQAKTVGYIRMLTRSHRFVVSFQARKFEPPNLNVKGK, from the coding sequence ATGAAAGATTTCTTTGAAAAAGCAGCAATGCAAAATCACCCACTTAGGGTTTTGCAAGAATTCCTTAAACAGGAAAAAGATAACGAACAAGCAAAAAGATACGATGCTATGCGTTTCGTTGGATATGTTCTTGAAATTGGATATGATACAGTAACAATTATAACTTCTGACCCCTTCAAGATTGCCGTGGGGGGAGTGCCTCGAAATTCTTTACTTATTATGGTGCCAGCTAATTATGATACATTACCGGCACATTTTACATTGTTACGGGTTTTAGAAGCGGCACCTACTCCACTTACCAAAGAAGTCCAGCAGACATATTTTGAATTACAGAAAAAATCAATGCCAGAACTCGATGTTTTCACTCAGAGCGAATTACAATGGGGAGCGCTTAAGTCCGCAGTCCTTGGTATGTTTTACCCTCATCCCGAAAAATCGGATGCAATAGAATTCTCGGGTGATTTAAGTAATTTCGTTAGTGCACATAAATATCGGGTTTATGCACCTAATGATGAATTATTGAATCTGATGATCAATTCAATGGTCCCTAAAGATAACCGCTTTCTTTTAGGAGAATTGCGACTGACAGAGTGCAGGTTGCCCTTACCCAATAAGCCTTTACCCAAAGTACCTGTTTATGTCTCAGCCAGGGATTTTATGGGTACGCGCACAGCAATGTTCGGTAAGACACGATTAGGGAAAAGTAATGTGGTTAAATTGATTGCACAGAGCTTAATTGAGACGACAAAGAAAACAAAAAATGTGGGGCAACTCATATTTGACATCAATGGTGAGTATGCTAACGATAATCCACAGGACAACAGTTTTTCTTTAAGAAGTGCATATCATGACAGGTGTGTAGTTTATGCTTTAACACAAAAACCAGGGACGCAATCACGTCCCTTAAAGCTCAATTTTTATGAACATCCAGATCGTTCACACAGAGTATTGGCTGATTTACTGCAGGCCGAAGGACGTAATTCTATTTATGTGAAAGCTTTTTTAGGGGCGGAAATTCCTTCTCTTGAGCTATTAAATACAATTGCCGACCACGGCGAAAGAAAAAGGGCGGAACGAAGGATTTTAATGTATTGGGCTGTTCTCAAAAAAGCCGGATTTGATGTTAATGAGCGTGCTCTTTCAGACAAGTTGAGATTTGACCCGGGTTACAGTCAAAATCTCCGATCCCTCATTTGGAAGAGGCAAACTCCTCCTCGTATCAATTCGTTATCATCGCTTGTCGAAGAGTTCGACATGATAGCAAAATTTATAAGGGAGGAACCAAATCATGTCGCACTAAGATCTTCAGGGAGTGGTGAAACTTTGTTCAGACCCGATGACCAAGCAATTCTCAATTTTCTTAATCCATCAGCCGGTGCAGGACCTGCAATGATTCAACGCTTTCGCATTTATCACGACAGGAATGCAGGTGATTTTTCCAAAGAAATAATCAAGTTATTAGACGAGGGGTTTACAGTTATTTTGGATCTCAGTAACGCAAATCCCGAAGTAATGAATTACTTTTCCGAAGAGTTATCAGCAGCTGTTTTCGTGCATCAGGTTGATAAATTCTCAAATAATCAGTTAGAGAATCATTTCATCCAACTATATTTTGAGGAAGCACATAACCTATTCCCTCTTTCGGGAGACGTTACCACAATTTATAGTCGTTTAGCAAAAGAAGGCGCAAAATATCATATTGGAATGGTGTATTCCACTCAGTCCCCAACAACCATCAATAAAGACCTATTGGCACAAACCGAGAATTTTTTTGTTGCCCATTTGGCATCTCAAGATGATGTTAATATGCTTGCTAAGGTAAACATTGCATACGAGAGCCTAAAATATGATATCCTTCAAGCAAAAACGGTAGGCTACATTAGAATGCTAACTCGCTCACATCGTTTCGTTGTATCTTTCCAAGCAAGGAAATTTGAACCGCCAAATTTAAACGTAAAGGGAAAATAG
- a CDS encoding glycine--tRNA ligase subunit alpha translates to MSAPLTFQEIILRLQNYWAEQGCAILSPYNSEVGAGTFNPATFLRVLDSKPWNVVYCEPSKRPRDGRYAQNPLRVQQFWQLQVILKPAPSDVQDRYLKSLEAINIDLKKNDIRFTEDDWESPTLGAWGLGWQVELNGIEITQFTYFQQCGSIDLKIIPVELTYGLERIAMFIQNVNSIFDVRWNDHLTWGDVYRQNEEEFSKYNFEEADIELHRLLFDRFEAEAQRLLKLGLVYPGYDCVIKCSHYFNILEARGAISVSERQNYIARVRRLARLAATTYLKKAEPESTEG, encoded by the coding sequence ATGTCCGCGCCTCTCACCTTCCAGGAAATCATCCTTCGGCTCCAGAACTACTGGGCAGAACAGGGCTGTGCGATTCTCTCGCCCTACAACTCCGAAGTCGGTGCCGGCACCTTCAACCCGGCAACCTTCCTGCGCGTTCTGGACTCCAAACCCTGGAATGTTGTTTATTGCGAACCGTCCAAAAGACCGCGCGACGGCAGATACGCCCAGAACCCCTTACGGGTCCAGCAGTTCTGGCAACTCCAGGTAATACTCAAACCGGCACCCAGCGATGTCCAGGACCGCTACCTCAAAAGCCTTGAGGCAATCAACATCGACCTAAAGAAAAACGACATCCGCTTCACCGAAGACGACTGGGAATCACCCACTTTGGGTGCCTGGGGTCTGGGCTGGCAGGTCGAACTCAACGGCATTGAAATCACCCAGTTCACCTACTTCCAGCAGTGCGGCTCAATCGACCTCAAAATCATCCCGGTCGAACTGACCTATGGCTTGGAACGGATTGCGATGTTCATCCAGAATGTCAACTCCATCTTTGATGTCCGCTGGAACGACCATCTCACCTGGGGCGATGTCTATCGCCAGAACGAAGAAGAGTTCTCAAAATACAACTTTGAAGAAGCGGACATTGAACTGCATCGCCTCCTCTTTGACCGCTTTGAGGCTGAGGCACAAAGGCTCCTCAAACTCGGGCTTGTCTATCCCGGTTACGACTGCGTCATAAAATGCTCCCACTACTTCAACATCCTCGAAGCACGGGGCGCCATCAGCGTCTCCGAACGACAGAACTACATCGCCCGGGTCCGGCGCCTTGCCCGCCTCGCCGCCACCACCTACCTCAAAAAAGCCGAACCGGAAAGCACCGAAGGTTAA
- a CDS encoding HDIG domain-containing protein yields the protein MDRETAWNLVTSSVKNQNLIKHMLATEACLRALARRLNQDEEKWGLAGLLHDLDYEQTKDDPTSHSLVAAQTLANHGVDPEIVQAVKAHSGNVPAVSLLDKAIVATDPVTGLIVAAALMHPTKKLANVDTDFILRRFKDKRFAAGANREQIQTCSELGLSLEEFLTICLQAMQCIAGQLGL from the coding sequence TTGGACCGCGAAACCGCCTGGAACCTGGTAACCAGTTCGGTGAAGAACCAGAACTTAATCAAGCATATGCTTGCCACTGAAGCCTGCCTGCGCGCCCTTGCCCGGCGTCTGAACCAGGACGAAGAAAAGTGGGGGCTTGCTGGACTCCTGCACGACCTTGACTACGAACAGACCAAAGACGACCCCACCAGTCATTCCCTTGTTGCCGCCCAGACCCTTGCCAACCATGGCGTTGACCCTGAAATCGTCCAGGCGGTAAAAGCCCATTCCGGCAATGTGCCCGCAGTCTCTTTGCTTGATAAAGCGATTGTCGCTACCGACCCGGTAACCGGTTTAATCGTTGCCGCCGCCCTGATGCACCCGACCAAAAAACTCGCCAATGTTGACACCGACTTCATCCTGCGCCGCTTCAAAGACAAACGGTTCGCTGCCGGCGCCAACCGCGAACAGATTCAAACCTGCTCCGAACTCGGCTTATCCCTTGAAGAGTTCTTAACCATCTGCCTCCAGGCGATGCAATGCATCGCGGGCCAGCTCGGGCTATAA
- a CDS encoding PDZ domain-containing protein, with protein MRKRLLASTLLMILAAGAILLIAGCRQTPPGTPLGSTYSLIDKPEVWKVPAKTIAQLAGLNAGDVIISYDENPVPDLNALQQAVAGAKDKTGTVKLVVMRNDREITLEAKPGELGFIPIAMRYSASLAKALEDIMAHFGQVGYYDWLAGLTTESFSINVLDEDCGSWGYNGTAEIYLEDLENLTGLSVKTLWRPTENEETLDEKSTAFLPLIKDALNRGEAVLVWGGWSQNPYLWGIATRFSTSDSTVYGYSLGTSQEQPLALEKVQAVYEVKCRGKVSPDPADLLIAVLDKALEQGLASTESGWHSGLEAYDIILKKLSQFPVCPEGPDISTEHFYRLVWTLIASKESANRLLEDMKEALPEKTALLDEAMARNRAIIGKLEGIAATHLPLNSLENQQKLARSIIEIQAIENDLLGLYEEIIGEL; from the coding sequence ATGAGAAAACGATTGTTAGCCTCAACCCTATTGATGATATTAGCCGCTGGTGCTATTTTGTTAATCGCCGGCTGTCGCCAAACTCCGCCGGGTACGCCTTTAGGCAGCACCTACAGTCTGATCGACAAACCAGAGGTGTGGAAAGTTCCGGCAAAAACCATTGCCCAACTCGCCGGTTTAAATGCGGGCGATGTTATCATCAGTTATGACGAAAACCCTGTCCCCGACCTGAACGCCCTGCAACAGGCAGTTGCCGGAGCAAAAGACAAGACCGGCACGGTTAAACTGGTTGTAATGCGGAACGACAGGGAAATCACCCTTGAAGCGAAACCCGGAGAACTGGGATTTATACCCATCGCAATGCGCTACTCCGCCAGTCTGGCAAAGGCACTTGAAGATATAATGGCACACTTTGGCCAGGTCGGATATTATGATTGGCTTGCCGGACTGACTACCGAAAGTTTCTCAATCAATGTACTGGACGAAGACTGCGGCTCCTGGGGCTACAACGGCACCGCCGAAATCTATCTTGAAGACCTGGAGAATTTAACCGGGCTCTCGGTAAAGACCCTCTGGCGGCCAACCGAAAATGAAGAAACCCTCGATGAGAAATCCACGGCGTTTCTCCCCCTGATCAAAGACGCCCTCAACCGCGGGGAAGCCGTACTTGTCTGGGGTGGTTGGTCCCAGAACCCTTATCTCTGGGGTATTGCCACCCGATTTAGTACATCTGACTCGACAGTCTACGGCTACTCGCTTGGCACAAGCCAGGAACAGCCACTCGCTCTTGAAAAGGTTCAGGCGGTTTACGAAGTAAAATGCCGGGGCAAGGTTAGCCCGGACCCTGCTGACCTGTTAATTGCTGTCCTTGACAAAGCGCTGGAACAGGGGCTGGCTTCAACCGAATCCGGCTGGCACTCCGGTCTTGAAGCCTACGACATCATATTGAAAAAGTTAAGCCAGTTTCCAGTGTGCCCGGAAGGACCTGATATCAGCACCGAACATTTTTACCGCCTGGTCTGGACCCTGATCGCCAGCAAAGAAAGCGCCAATCGCCTCCTTGAAGATATGAAAGAAGCGCTACCGGAAAAAACCGCTCTGCTTGACGAAGCGATGGCACGCAACCGGGCAATCATTGGCAAACTCGAAGGCATCGCCGCCACCCATCTCCCGCTCAACAGCCTTGAAAACCAGCAAAAACTGGCACGCAGCATAATAGAAATTCAGGCAATAGAAAACGACCTGCTCGGGCTTTACGAAGAGATTATCGGCGAGCTGTAA
- a CDS encoding class I SAM-dependent methyltransferase: MPKKYTVIETWIVNEVKPVESNSAEQTYERLEKVAGTLPVLDVPQNLNEESHFVDEAQIRDFVAHLGGARQVLDIGCGDGWPLLRIAPFFESVTGIDAAERRVATAKAHAEKLGLKNVAVKKMSALALDFPDESFDGVTAASAIEQTPDPYQALREVFRVLKPGGKLRIYFETYAANSKGVTEQVFVSETSEDLGYHYVLKHSSPPWERSYLVKFSSSPEMKEEFRKLKELIERLGPVPTQAPEIGLEFLQRNQTQITGGSWYELEHFTSTTMKQTLEEIGFTDVRICYSAGTFARKIWPRIGMDGLNAIQLKDLAQALAELTATVETSYVDGEPITATKPE, from the coding sequence ATGCCGAAAAAATACACTGTTATTGAAACCTGGATTGTAAATGAAGTAAAACCGGTCGAATCAAACAGCGCCGAGCAAACTTATGAACGACTGGAAAAGGTCGCGGGAACATTACCGGTTCTTGATGTACCCCAGAACCTTAACGAAGAAAGCCACTTCGTTGATGAGGCACAAATTCGTGATTTTGTTGCCCATCTTGGGGGCGCCCGTCAGGTCCTTGATATCGGCTGCGGCGATGGCTGGCCCTTGCTCCGCATCGCTCCATTTTTTGAATCGGTAACCGGCATCGATGCCGCTGAGCGCCGCGTTGCCACCGCAAAAGCCCATGCCGAAAAACTGGGGTTGAAAAATGTCGCGGTCAAGAAAATGTCTGCCCTTGCCCTTGATTTCCCGGACGAATCATTTGACGGCGTCACCGCGGCATCCGCAATTGAACAGACCCCGGACCCTTATCAGGCGCTGCGCGAGGTGTTCCGGGTGTTGAAACCGGGCGGCAAACTTCGAATCTATTTTGAAACATACGCTGCGAACAGTAAAGGTGTAACCGAACAGGTGTTTGTCAGCGAAACCAGCGAAGACCTCGGTTATCACTATGTTTTGAAACACTCCAGCCCGCCCTGGGAACGGAGTTACCTTGTAAAATTTTCATCCTCGCCCGAGATGAAAGAAGAGTTCCGGAAACTCAAAGAGCTCATTGAACGGCTCGGACCGGTCCCGACTCAGGCGCCCGAAATCGGGCTGGAGTTTCTCCAGCGCAATCAAACCCAAATCACCGGCGGTTCCTGGTACGAACTGGAGCACTTCACCAGTACAACGATGAAACAGACCCTGGAAGAGATTGGGTTCACCGATGTTCGGATTTGCTATTCTGCCGGCACATTTGCCCGCAAAATCTGGCCCAGAATCGGCATGGATGGGCTGAACGCCATCCAGCTAAAAGACCTGGCGCAGGCGCTGGCTGAACTCACCGCAACGGTTGAGACATCTTATGTAGACGGTGAGCCAATTACAGCGACCAAACCAGAATAA
- a CDS encoding DUF4249 family protein, with amino-acid sequence MRYGTILFITLLLLLGCETPPGEKFAPQLVLHCLLHTGSAPIRANVNRSYKVDEPYNPVFPDAAIRVWSRNQQWQPSYITEGLYQTSESVPVNEGDTFHIIVTHPDFDTVFGKTVVPTGFNIQFPHPGDTVSINDSMVWTRSQNCRGYYMAFHRIELGDTFYIDLLISNDSFAPNYDSSRVKLARMFFLYLIAPPPDSPPKPCTLHLWALDTNYFNWVASGGLVAGGQTIPDSTRLLGGLGVFGSAVERTLPVFVRADTALFPPRRKPR; translated from the coding sequence ATGCGCTACGGCACTATTCTTTTTATAACCCTTCTCCTCCTGCTTGGTTGCGAAACCCCGCCCGGTGAAAAGTTTGCCCCCCAGCTGGTTCTCCATTGTCTCCTTCATACCGGCAGCGCGCCCATCCGGGCAAATGTCAATCGTTCCTATAAAGTGGATGAACCTTACAACCCGGTATTCCCTGATGCCGCAATCCGTGTTTGGTCCCGGAACCAGCAATGGCAACCCTCCTATATTACCGAAGGCCTGTACCAGACCTCCGAATCGGTACCGGTGAACGAAGGCGACACATTTCACATCATCGTTACCCATCCCGATTTTGACACCGTCTTCGGCAAGACTGTGGTCCCGACCGGGTTTAATATCCAATTTCCCCATCCCGGAGACACTGTATCAATCAACGACTCAATGGTCTGGACCAGAAGTCAGAACTGCCGCGGCTACTACATGGCTTTCCATCGAATTGAACTTGGTGACACCTTTTATATCGACCTCCTTATCTCCAACGACTCCTTTGCCCCAAACTACGACTCCAGTCGGGTCAAACTTGCCCGGATGTTCTTCTTATATCTTATCGCACCCCCTCCTGACTCACCCCCAAAACCGTGCACTCTCCATCTCTGGGCACTGGATACCAACTACTTTAACTGGGTTGCCAGTGGTGGTTTAGTTGCCGGTGGGCAAACGATTCCGGACTCAACCCGGCTTTTGGGCGGTCTGGGTGTTTTTGGCTCGGCGGTGGAACGGACCCTTCCGGTATTTGTCCGCGCCGATACCGCCCTTTTCCCCCCACGGCGCAAACCGCGGTAG
- a CDS encoding TonB-dependent receptor — MHFSLKLLSLGLGIAFALSSGITGAINGFVRDKSSGEPLGYANVELKNTGIGTVTNAKGYFYLGDVPAGEYQLEVSFIGYENLKMKVTISSGKVLTLNLELKPEPVPVGEVKVTAERARFEREVEISATRLDTRQLVITPRLGGEVDLFRTVQLLPGVITVSDFSNKLYIRGGSPDQNLILLDGITVYNPSHLFGIFSPFVPEAVSDVTLFAGGFGAKYGGRLSSVLDVTTREGNSKTYTGSGSVSVIAAKGIAEGPLPYGSFLIAGRRTYLPDLILKAFDVEGLGYYFYDLMGKVNYIPGENSRFSLAGLAAEDVLSFWDPYNPNTFKARLPWGNRGISLKWNAIFTPIFYGEMMFAWSNFFSRFDVDFVSTSDITMKTDLTSWTLKADFTAYPADQHTLSMGLEAQANRMGMNIKFDTFNLNFPDTLFPLAVYLEDKWEILPEKLFIKPGLRISYYSNGNRFEPEPRLGIKFRPEKNTALNLSIGRFTQPLVTLNSTEPILSIYDVWVPVPENRKTPTAYHYIAGIEHWLNPQIILQLETYYKDYDNLLETRYGDFFTPPESLLSADGYSCGAELLLRKTAGKISGWLAYSFMWARRSIQGETYFPHYDRHHNLNLVATTQIIPYLDLTLRWTLGSGLPYAGIVGYYPKQIEKPGGGTEHRWEFISGSRDAFRYPIYHRLDLGLETTVPKRLGKLELSFFLDVINLYNAKNVLLYYWDVSPSGLLERHQVNMLPILPTLGFRAKF; from the coding sequence GTGCATTTCTCACTAAAACTACTGTCCTTGGGGCTTGGAATAGCCTTTGCGCTATCTTCCGGTATTACCGGTGCTATCAACGGCTTTGTCCGGGACAAATCCAGCGGTGAGCCACTCGGCTATGCCAATGTCGAATTGAAGAACACCGGCATCGGCACCGTCACCAACGCTAAGGGCTATTTTTACCTTGGTGATGTACCCGCGGGTGAGTATCAGTTGGAAGTATCGTTTATCGGCTACGAAAACCTTAAAATGAAGGTCACGATATCCAGCGGGAAAGTTTTAACCCTGAACCTTGAACTCAAACCCGAGCCGGTACCGGTAGGCGAGGTCAAAGTTACCGCGGAACGGGCACGCTTTGAGCGCGAAGTTGAGATATCCGCCACCCGGCTTGACACCCGGCAACTGGTCATCACACCCCGTCTCGGTGGTGAAGTAGATTTATTCCGCACCGTCCAGCTCCTGCCCGGAGTCATCACCGTTTCCGACTTCTCAAACAAACTTTACATCCGCGGTGGTTCACCCGACCAGAACCTCATTCTTCTTGATGGCATCACCGTGTACAACCCATCCCACCTGTTTGGCATCTTTTCCCCTTTTGTACCCGAAGCGGTTTCTGATGTCACCCTGTTTGCCGGCGGGTTTGGTGCAAAGTACGGTGGCAGACTTTCCTCGGTCCTTGATGTCACCACCCGCGAGGGCAACTCCAAAACCTACACCGGCTCTGGCTCAGTTTCCGTCATCGCGGCCAAAGGGATTGCCGAAGGACCACTACCTTATGGCTCGTTTCTCATCGCCGGTCGTCGTACCTATCTACCTGACTTAATCTTGAAGGCGTTCGATGTTGAGGGCTTGGGTTACTACTTCTACGACCTGATGGGCAAAGTAAACTATATTCCGGGTGAAAATTCCCGTTTTAGCCTTGCCGGACTGGCAGCCGAAGATGTCCTCTCTTTCTGGGACCCATACAACCCCAACACCTTCAAGGCAAGACTGCCCTGGGGCAATCGTGGTATCTCCCTGAAATGGAACGCAATCTTCACCCCAATTTTCTACGGTGAAATGATGTTTGCCTGGAGCAACTTCTTCTCCCGGTTTGATGTTGACTTTGTCAGTACCAGCGATATCACGATGAAAACCGACCTCACCAGCTGGACCCTAAAGGCCGATTTTACCGCTTATCCCGCAGACCAGCACACGCTCAGCATGGGACTTGAGGCGCAGGCAAACCGGATGGGAATGAACATCAAGTTTGACACCTTCAACTTAAACTTCCCCGACACCCTATTTCCCCTCGCCGTGTACCTTGAAGACAAATGGGAAATTCTGCCCGAAAAACTTTTTATCAAACCGGGCTTGCGCATCTCCTACTACTCCAATGGTAACCGCTTTGAGCCTGAACCCCGCCTCGGCATAAAATTCCGACCTGAAAAGAACACCGCCCTCAACCTCTCCATAGGCAGATTTACCCAGCCTCTTGTTACCCTGAACTCAACCGAACCTATCCTATCCATCTACGATGTGTGGGTCCCGGTTCCGGAAAACCGGAAAACTCCCACTGCCTATCACTACATCGCCGGCATTGAGCACTGGTTAAATCCACAAATCATCCTCCAGCTCGAAACCTATTACAAAGACTACGACAACCTCCTTGAAACCCGCTACGGTGACTTCTTCACCCCACCGGAATCACTCCTATCCGCCGATGGCTACTCCTGCGGTGCCGAACTTCTCCTGCGTAAAACTGCCGGTAAAATTAGCGGCTGGCTTGCTTACTCATTTATGTGGGCCCGACGTTCAATTCAAGGCGAAACCTACTTTCCCCATTACGACCGGCACCACAACCTTAATCTTGTTGCCACCACCCAGATTATCCCATATCTTGACCTGACCCTGCGCTGGACTCTGGGTAGCGGTTTACCCTACGCCGGCATTGTCGGCTACTACCCAAAACAGATTGAAAAACCTGGTGGCGGTACCGAACATCGCTGGGAGTTCATCAGCGGCTCCCGCGACGCCTTCCGCTATCCAATATACCACCGTCTTGACCTCGGTTTGGAAACAACCGTACCGAAACGGCTGGGTAAACTTGAACTCAGTTTCTTCCTTGATGTCATCAACCTCTACAATGCCAAGAATGTCCTCCTCTATTACTGGGATGTCTCTCCTTCCGGACTGCTCGAACGCCATCAGGTTAATATGTTACCAATTCTGCCCACACTCGGATTCAGGGCGAAATTCTGA